The nucleotide sequence GTTGACATGAGCACTGAACACGATCGTGAGATGCTCCGGGCTAATGGGCTTCGGGCAACTGAGCCACGACTGGCGGTACTTGCGGTTGTCCGTGACCATCAACATCTCATGGCTGACGAGGTAGCAGATGGAGTTCGTAGGCGATTGGGTTCAATTAGCAGACAAACTATTTATGACGTTTTGGCCGTGCTGACAGAGGCTCATATATTGCGACGAGTAATCGTCCAAGGGCGCGGCTCCCATTACGAGATAGACGCAGATGACAACCACCATCATGTGTGGTGTTGGCGGTGTGGCAAGTTCGAAGATGTTTCTTGTCCGGTAGGCAGTGCACCTTGCCTGTCACCTTCAACCGATACGGGATTCCGTATCGATGTTGCTGATGTGGTCTATCGGGGGCTGTGCCCGGCTTGTCAAGACGTCGAGAACAACCTTG is from Stomatohabitans albus and encodes:
- a CDS encoding Fur family transcriptional regulator, with the translated sequence MSTEHDREMLRANGLRATEPRLAVLAVVRDHQHLMADEVADGVRRRLGSISRQTIYDVLAVLTEAHILRRVIVQGRGSHYEIDADDNHHHVWCWRCGKFEDVSCPVGSAPCLSPSTDTGFRIDVADVVYRGLCPACQDVENNLEKGQ